AGCTCGCCGAGTTCGAGGCCATCGCCGACGCCTTCGCGAGTTGAGTCGCCGCGCCCCGCGCCGCGGTGGCGGTGAGTTGCTCTTCACGGGTGCGGAGTTCGGTGCCTGGCACCCTTTTGTGAGTCGATTCCCCGCCCCAGGATGCGCGCAGCGCATCCCGAGGAGCGTGCGGGCAGAGGCCAACCCTGCAACCCGAAACCAGGAGCGCGCGAAGGGGCCTGTGCCCTGTAGGCTTCTAGTCGGCCACGGCGTCGAGCATGTAGGCGATCGCCTCGTAGCCGACCGCCCCGGTCATCTCCTCGACGCTGGCGGTGAGCCCGGCGTCGTGGCTGATGACCCCGTCGCGGACCATGAACACGCGGTACTCGAGGCGGTCCGCGTCGAAGTAGGTCGCCAGTACGCAGCCGACCGCGGAAAGGCCGCTCAGGAACACGGTGTCGACTCCCTGCTCGCGCAGCAGGCGGTCGAGCTCGGTTGCGTTGAAGGCGCTGGGGTGGGTCTTGACGACCTTGGGATCGGTGTCCCGGATGCCGACCGTGGCCGGGAACTCGAAGGGCTCGGTGCCGGGGAGCGGGCCGCTGTCGGGATCGGTGTGGTAGACGCGGATCACCGGCAGGCCGTGGGCACGGAA
The sequence above is drawn from the Thermoanaerobaculales bacterium genome and encodes:
- a CDS encoding isochorismatase family cysteine hydrolase, translated to MRRSMLLSLLVVTMLASAVLAADQPAAAKGKPALIVMDVQNAFMPYMDDEDTKMGLLMINATIEQFRAHGLPVIRVYHTDPDSGPLPGTEPFEFPATVGIRDTDPKVVKTHPSAFNATELDRLLREQGVDTVFLSGLSAVGCVLATYFDADRLEYRVFMVRDGVISHDAGLTASVEEMTGAVGYEAIAYMLDAVAD